The following nucleotide sequence is from Phacochoerus africanus isolate WHEZ1 chromosome 6, ROS_Pafr_v1, whole genome shotgun sequence.
tcatacacatacatatgtacacaaaaGAGATCAACCTCATCTAAGCATCTCGAGTTTGGAGAAAGTGCTGGTTAACAGAACACACGTGGCTGTAGATGTCAGATAGAGTGTGCCAACCACCAACCCACCAACCTGAGGTCACACTGTTGGGAGGAGAGAACTGCCAACAGTCTGAAAATCCAGACACACAAGGCCATTATTTGGATCCTTGCTCACATGGCACCCTaaaagaaatttggggaaatGGGACTGGAATGAGGTCCTGCCCTGATGAACATCAAAATAACCAAAACTAAATCTAGTTTTTTTATGGGAGTGACTCACACATAGCCAGCAGCATGAACACTAGGCTACAATGTGGAGAAAGAACTGGTGCTTAATACAGATCAATATGTGGCCTCAGGTTTTCCAGGTGTAGAGTCTTGGCATTTCCGCCCTCCACTGCTGAGCCATAACTAGGCACACTGGGGGACCAGGGAAGGACAGTCTGTAGAACTCTTGGctcctttctgcttctctgacCCACAGCTGGAAAGGTTGGCCAAATCAAGGTAGAATCGGGATTTGAGGAAGCGGCGATAGGAATCCTTTTCCATCAGGTTGAAAATCTTCTTCTGAGCCTCATCAAAACAGGTTATCGTGGGCTCTAGCATGTTCCGGCTTGTCTCCTCCCTGGTACAAGAATCCAGGTTTACCTGTGGGACAGAGGCCAAGGCTCCATGAGACATTTTACCCTGTAAGGATGGGAAGCTGCATGGGGTTTGTACCAAATAGGTGTGCATACTCTATATCCCAGGAGTGAACAAAAGAACATTTGGCTCCACCCTGGCACATGTGAGAGAGCAGAAATGGTTCATTTGCTTCAGGGTGGACAGGGCaatgtcttttgttctttctcacaGACTGGGGAGATTCATCAGAAAAATTCACGAAGGGAGATCATCTATGTCATCTGGATGAAACTGCTTTTTTCTTAACAGATTTGGGGTTGTCAAGGATTGTAATAACCTGTTTCACTGCTGTATCTTTAACTCATATCATCTAAGGATCCATGCCATGGAATTTCTAGAAAATTTCACTAAGATCCAGACAGTTCTGTGCCATGAAGACCTACCTCTTTGGTTGCCTGGACGGAGATGAATTCATTGTAGATCTTTTTGGCCCTGGGACTTAGTTTTGAGGGTGATTTGATTTTCTTGTACTCTTCACAGCTGATCCAGAAGTCAATGTTTTCCTCACTGTATTCAGACTTCAGGAAAGCTTTGAAAGCTGCCAGCCCACCTGCGACAGAGCAGAAAGAACCATAGTTCTCATCATGCTGACCACCCTTGTGGACAGTGCATACCAGATAAAGATGAGGTACTTGAGGGGGACAAGGCATCAGCTCAAACAATCTTCTTTTCtaccctttttttgggggggttgtgtCACTTGTGGTCAGGTAATCCTATATATGTTTAGTATCTGTGGGATCTCTTTTATACCCAGTGTTTCTTTTGACATCTCTTTCAAGCAAGTATTATCTTTCTGAGATGCTCATGCTGTCATCAATTACCAACATGAGTTGGGaaagagaaactaaaagaaactgattttcttCTGCAAGAAATCTCAATATTTAGGTTTTTCTCCTCACTCTTTTTCCATGCGGTGAGAGAGATGGTGTTCCACATGGATTATGTATGAGCTTTCTGTTGTATATCACAAAGCTCCAGGATATGGCAAAATTTTAAACAGACTGGTTCTCCTGAGTCTAGAAGTCTGAAGCCCAAGCTTTTCTGCAATTCCTATTAGCTCAAGCGTAGTGTGAAGTAAATTGTCTACCTGGTGTGTTtaatcctcaccccactgagtggggagggtgagggctggggtggggggaagctgtCATACTTACATTCATGACTAATGAGGTTTTCCAGGGAttcagcccattttttgactTCCTCTTGGCTCACCCTAGAAAcattgcagagaaaaaaaaagaataatgtgaaGGCTAAGATACAAAGTGGGGGCAAAAAATGTAAGATCCTgaataaaatgtagaaattttatcttccatcacTACAATGAGACCTATTGTTGATTAGGGCAGTCTTTCCACTAGATGTATGGAAATTTCAAATGCAAGTATGATTTCCATGGAAAGAGAGGCCATAGGGATCCAATTCTAACTTAACTAGGGACAGAACTTCCCTTTCTCCTCATAGAACATCTCTGACATCAGAGAGTTAATACTCAGTGGATCTTCCCAAGGCCTTTTTTCTTACCTCTGACAAATCACCACTTTGTCCTTCTTGCTGTGAGAAGAATTATGTTCACAGGAATCAGACTTCTGCAGCAGAAAACCTAGCCGATGTTTCATATCTTTTGCACTgcagagaagagggggaaaagagaataataataattagatcTCTTTGAAAGATACCCTAATGGTAGAGTTTAAAGAGTTCATTACTAATAAAGGGGCGAGAAACAGTTTATTTAGGAAATAAGAGTTGAAGTTGGCATAACTCTCAGGAAAACAAGATACTGCTTCTTTTGCTTATGACTTCCTACAAAACCTGGACCACGGCCTCCTTTATCAGTACCTGGAATTCTGACCCTTTGGTCTACCTGAGGAGTCTCTTCTATAAACCTGTCATTTTGAGCGATGGAACACTTAGAGAGCTTTAGCAGAAACACATTAAAAACTCAACTGAGCTCTGAGTACTTTAATTGGAGGGCAAGCAGTAAACTGTGAAATATGGCACCTTATTGCTCGCCACCTGCTGGAGGGTGGTTGCTATTTCTATCTGCCTCACTGCTAACAGAGATGTAGAAGCACCTCAGGAAGTAAAGGTCTGTTCAATTCCAGCCTGAATGTGGTAAGCAATTCAGGTTATGGGATATACAAGGAGATGTGCAGCTTCAGCAGAGAGGAGTGGAAAAGGAGGGAAACTTTTCCACTGAACACAAATGCTCAGGCTGAAATCTGAGCTCCTGCAGGTTTGCTTCTAAAGACTCTCCTGCTGCTGCTCTCCTTTTGAATATCTGCACTAGAAGGATATTTACAGCAT
It contains:
- the RGS4 gene encoding regulator of G-protein signaling 4 isoform X1, whose translation is MCKGLAGLPASCLRSAKDMKHRLGFLLQKSDSCEHNSSHSKKDKVVICQRVSQEEVKKWAESLENLISHECGLAAFKAFLKSEYSEENIDFWISCEEYKKIKSPSKLSPRAKKIYNEFISVQATKEVNLDSCTREETSRNMLEPTITCFDEAQKKIFNLMEKDSYRRFLKSRFYLDLANLSSCGSEKQKGAKSSTDCPSLVPQCA
- the RGS4 gene encoding regulator of G-protein signaling 4 isoform X2, which produces MCKGLAGLPASCLRSAKDMKHRLGFLLQKSDSCEHNSSHSKKDKVVICQRVSQEEVKKWAESLENLISHECKPGFLYQGGDKPEHARAHDNLF